A region from the Triticum urartu cultivar G1812 chromosome 1, Tu2.1, whole genome shotgun sequence genome encodes:
- the LOC125510211 gene encoding probable glutathione S-transferase GSTU6 — MPWCWQRSIAYSKLLMFKHVVMGSLVASCRGRGCSLRLSHLGEFDHSVDGRQDSLGGVQRAKALHPRRQERAEERLHPSLLQYIDEAFADIGRSLLPSDPHQRAVARFWASYIDDKLVIPWVRSFRGKTEEEKSEWMEQTLIAVETLEGALRECPKGKGFFGGDNVGLVDVVLGSLLTWVHAAEVMSGAKMFDPAKTPLLAAWMQRFDELAAAKAVMPDVNRMVEFKTRQAQAISVAAASQRQ; from the exons ATGCCCTGGTGTTGGCAACGTAGCATTGCATACTCCAAGCTGCTGATGTTTAAACACGTGGTTATGGGCAGCTTAGTTGCCTCCTGCCGTGGCCGGGGCTGCAGCCTGCGCCTGTCTCATCTTGGCGAGTTCGACCACTCTGTCGACGGCCGGCAGGACAGCCTTGGCGGCGTCCAGCGCGCCAAAGCGCTCCACCCACGCCGCCAGGAGAGGGCCGAAGAAAGGCTTCACCCAAGCCTCCTGCAGTACATCGACGAAGCATTCGCCGACATCGGCCGCTCCCTCCTCCCCTCCGACCCCCACCAGCGCGCGGTCGCTCGCTTCTGGGCCTCCTACATCGATGACAAG CTCGTGATCCCATGGGTGCGGTCGTTCAGGGGCAAGACGGAGGAGGAGAAGTCTGAGTGGATGGAGCAGACGCTCATCGCCGTGGAGACCCTGGAAGGAGCCCTGAGGGAGTGCCCCAAGGGCAAGGGCTTCTTCGGCGGCGACAATGTCGGGCTCGTCGACGTCGTGCTGGGCAGCCTGCTCACGTGGGTGCACGCGGCTGAGGTGATGTCCGGGGCCAAGATGTTTGACCCTGCTAAGACCCCATTGCTGGCCGCGTGGATGCAGCGCTTCGACGAGCTTGCCGCTGCCAAGGCCGTCATGCCGGACGTTAATAGGATGGTCGAGTTCAAGACGAGGCAGGCACAGGCCATCTCTGTCGCTGCAGCTTCACAGCGTCAGTAA
- the LOC125510224 gene encoding probable glutathione S-transferase GSTU6, producing the protein MAGGDDLKLLGAWASPFVTRVKLALSFKGLSFEDVEEDLSNKSELLLSSNPVHKKVPVLVHNGKPICESVIIVQYIDEAFLVGPSLLPSDPYERAIAHFWAAYIDDKLVTPWVQSLRAKTEEEKSEGVKQTFAAVETLEGALRECSKGEGYFGGETVGLVDISLGSLLSWLIATEVMSGTKIFDPVKTPLLAAWMGRFSELDAAKAALPEVDRVVEFAKKRQAQADAAAAASETK; encoded by the exons ATGGCCGGAGGAGATGACTTGAAGCTGCTCGGCGCTTGGGCGAGTCCATTTGTCACCAGGGTGAAGCTTGCGCTGAGCTTCAAGGGCCTGAGCTTCGAGGATGTTGAGGAGGACCTCAGCAACAAGAGCGAGCTCCTCCTCAGCTCGAACCCGGTGCACAAGAAGGTGCCCGTGCTCGTCCACAACGGGAAACCCATTTGCGAGTCAGTGATCATCGTTCAGTACATCGATGAGGCGTTCCTCGTCGGCCCCTCTCTTCTTCCCTCTGACCCCTACGAACGTGCAATTGCCCATTTTTGGGCCGCCTACATTGACGATAAG CTCGTCACCCCATGGGTACAGTCGTTGAGGGCCAAGACAGAGGAGGAGAAGTCCGAGGGGGTTAAGCAGACATTTGCCGCGGTGGAGACACTGGAAGGAGCCCTGAGGGAGTGCTCCAAGGGAGAGGGCTACTTTGGTGGTGAGACCGTTGGGCTTGTGGACATTTCACTTGGGAGCCTGCTCTCCTGGTTGATTGCAACAGAAGTGATGTCTGGAACCAAGATCTTTGATCCTGTTAAGACTCCGCTCCTGGCAGCGTGGATGGGGCGCTTTAGTGAGCTCGACGCTGCCAAGGCGGCGTTGCCAGAAGTTGATAGGGTGGTCGAATTTGCCAAGAAGAGACAGGCACAGGCTGATGCCGCCGCCGCTGCTTCGGAGACCAAGTAA
- the LOC125510227 gene encoding probable glutathione S-transferase GSTU6, which yields MAGGGSDEVKLLGMWASPFVLRVQLALSLKGVGYEYVEEDLKSKSELLLKSNPVLQKVPVLIHDGKPVCESSVILQYIDEAFAGVGPSLLPEEPHGRAVARFWAAYIDGTLVKASSQASMAKTEEEKAEGKKQVTAAVETLEGALRDCSNGKPFFGGDTAGYVDVMLGGLLAWVHAGDKMKGVKTFDPATTPLLAAWADNFGSLDAVEAVMPDVGKLVEFAMAMHARAAAAATN from the exons ATGGCCGGAGGAGGAAGCGACGAAGTGAAGCTGCTGGGCATGTGGGCGAGCCCGTTCGTCCTTCGCGTCCAGCTCGCGCTCAGCCTCAAGGGCGTCGGCTACGAGTACGTCGAAGAGGACCTCAAGAGCAAGAGCGAGCTGCTCCTCAAGTCCAACCCCGTGCTCCAGAAGGTGCCGGTGCTGATCCACGACGGCAAGCCCGTGTGCGAGTCGTCGGTCATCCTGCAGTACATCGACGAGGCTTTCGCCGGCGTCGGCCCCTCGCTCCTCCCGGAGGAACCCCACGGCCGCGCCGTTGCTCGCTTCTGGGCCGCTTACATCGACGGCACG CTCGTGAAAGCGTCGTCCCAGGCGTCCATGGCCAAGACGGAGGAGGAGAAGGCCGAGGGGAAGAAGCAGGTGACCGCCGCGGTGGAGACCTTGGAGGGGGCCCTGAGGGACTGCTCTAACGGCAAACCCTTCTTCGGCGGCGACACCGCGGGGTACGTCGACGTGATGCTCGGCGGCCTCCTCGCATGGGTGCACGCGGGCGATAAGATGAAGGGCGTCAAGACCTTCGATCCCGCCACCACTCCGCTCTTGGCTGCGTGGGCGGACAACTTCGGATCGTTGGACGCGGTGGAGGCGGTCATGCCGGACGTGGGCAAGCTGGTCGAGTTTGCCATGGCGATGCACGCTCGCGCCGCAGCCGCCGCTACAAACTAA